In Aspergillus nidulans FGSC A4 chromosome II, a single window of DNA contains:
- a CDS encoding uncharacterized protein (transcript_id=CADANIAT00005194), translating into MFDAFYLNDSLGSPTHLLLSGLATILPLSTWIGFINAPLVLHLFELTGQIPLWSWAVSNEGRKLLGEVPAPDGKCVMDRFGRSPNLVCLDGRYGDKYFAANPETLRLCVGSTPAYQIKNQHTNLALVDKRVHDLAFIHVWRAQDEDRESITTASLFPRLFSWTGWAVLLAFVAAAIYLHCWVAIAYLAVVPATGMAVYYTRGGPRKLRMDASSSQYQRLVITANHMNETAWQVFYGESTVVNRLLNWPLKSHTHPSANHWLLRLFLQAMIMGQWVLVVLASAWRTWDAYLISGWIAFSVFSNSWVFTPDHLTAEWMARHAGIRMKRYCTQLSSRRALLNTLIALNPDSFPTNNISGRTDTSKISEGGFAWIDPILKKGDDRTRWENSTRYALVKAMAINDNENAASRLGAETHDFQDHVTHGGTTAETGTEYWHPFIHEGIQMARLIVRAAGLDQSAGDYDSQASASNVDIYPGQGAGESQAYYSN; encoded by the coding sequence ATGTTTGACGCTTTCTACCTCAACGACAGCCTGGGCAGCCCAACCCACCTGCTGCTCTCGGGACTTGCCACGATTCTCCCCCTTTCCACCTGGATCGGCTTCATCAATGCGCCCTTGGTGCTACATCTCTTTGAGCTCACAGGTCAGATCCCTCTGTGGTCGTGGGCAGTCTCCAACGAgggaagaaagctgctggGTGAAGTGCCAGCTCCAGATGGAAAATGCGTGATGGATCGCTTCGGGCGCTCGCCGAATCTAGTTTGCCTGGATGGGAGATACGGCGACAAGTATTTTGCGGCCAATCCGGAGACTCTGCGTCTCTGCGTCGGCTCAACACCCGCTTACCAGATCAAGAATCAGCACACGAACCTGGCCCTGGTCGATAAACGCGTGCACGACCTGGCATTCATCCATGTCTGGCGCGCCCAAGATGAGGACAGGGAATCCATTACCACGGCCTCCTTGTTCCCACGCCTCTTCTCCTGGACTGGTTGGGCGGTCCTGCTTGCCTTCGTAGCCGCTGCCATCTACCTTCACTGCTGGGTCGCAATCGCCTACCTGGCCGTCGTCCCCGCCACCGGCATGGCAGTCTACTACACACGAGGCGGGCCCCGCAAACTACGTATGGACgcctcatcaagccagtACCAGCGCCTCGTCATAACAGCAAACCATATGAACGAGACCGCCTGGCAAGTCTTTTACGGTGAAAGCACCGTCGTCAACCGTCTCCTGAACTGGCCGCTCAAATCCCACACCCACCCTAGCGCGAACCACTGGCTGCTTCGCCTGTTCCTACAGGCCATGATCATGGGCCAGTGGGTGCTCGTCGTGCTCGCCTCCGCCTGGCGGACCTGGGACGCATATCTTATTTCCGGCTGGATTGCCTTCAGCGTTTTTTCTAACTCCTGGGTATTTACGCCGGACCACCTGACGGCGGAGTGGATGGCGCGCCACGCAGGAATCCGCATGAAGCGGTACTGCACGCAACTGAGCTCTCGGCGTGCGCTACTAAATACCCTCATTGCCCTTAACCCAGACAGTTTCCCCACCAACAATATCTCCGGGCGGACAGACACGTCGAAGATCTCGGAGGGTGGGTTCGCGTGGATCGACCCGATTCTAAAAAAAGGCGACGACCGGACACGGTGGGAGAATTCAACCCGGTATGCGCTTGTAAAGGCGATGGCGATCAATGACAACGAAAATGCCGCGTCTCGCTTGGGCGCTGAAACGCATGATTTTCAAGACCATGTCACCCACGGGGGCACAACGGCCGAGACGGGAACGGAATACTGGCATCCGTTCATTCACGAGGGGATTCAGATGGCAAGGTTAATTGTGCGGGCGGCGGGGCTTGACCAGTCGGCTGGGGATTATGATTCCCAAGCCAGTGCCTCGAATGTTGATATATACCCTGGCCAAGGGGCGGGGGAATCACAAGCGTATTACTCCAACTAA